One window from the genome of Bufo bufo chromosome 4, aBufBuf1.1, whole genome shotgun sequence encodes:
- the LOC120999046 gene encoding G-protein coupled receptor 55-like — protein sequence MNESLNNCIFVNVTSIMNTVQFSIYIPTTIIGFILNIFALWIFCFTMKKHTEASIYLLNLALLDFCLVVSLPIRLHFSQYNVIVSGRMCSFLESLYFTNMYGSIYTIMFISVDRYIAIKFPFLSKMLRSPKKTLCICIFIWVFVWTVALCTFNFQDDLRQGSCFHNMSDSIWSTHIIVPLEIFGFLIPMTVMLYCSIQIIMTLLVPVSSSSVQCEGSKAYVIRIIISNLIVFLFSFLLSHIGIFLQFLVRKHVISNCLIKKHISLFVQVALCISNINCCLDAITYYYVGKEFRRKLVKSHSSVTQVDNTII from the coding sequence ATGAATGAGAGCCTGAACAACTGCATATTTGTAAATGTGACATCAATAATGAATACCGTACAATTTTCCATCTACATTCCTACAACTATCATAGGATTCATCCTCAACATATTTGCCCTGTGGATATTCTGTTTCACCATGAAAAAGCACACAGAAGCCTCAATATACCTTCTGAATTTGGCGTTACTAGATTTTTGCCTTGTTGTGTCTCTACCAATCAGACTCCACTTCTCACAGTACAATGTCATTGTAAGTGGCCGGATGTGCAGTTTTTTAGAGTCTCTCTACTTCACTAATATGTATGGGAGTATCTACACAATCATGTTCATCAGTGTGGACAGATATATTGCCATTAAATTCCCTTTCCTGTCCAAGATGCTACGCTCACCCAAAAAAACTCTATGCATTTGCATTTTTATCTGGGTTTTTGTATGGACGGTGGCTCTCTGCACTTTTAACTTTCAAGACGACTTAAGACAGGGCAGCTGTTTTCATAATATGTCAGACAGTATTTGGAGTACCCACATAATTGTACCTCTAGAGATTTTCGGATTTCTGATCCCTATGACAGTCATGCTGTACTGTTCTATCCAGATCATCATGACTCTGCTGGTTCCGGTATCATCATCATCTGTGCAATGTGAAGGATCAAAGGCTTATGTCATACGCATCATTATCTCTAACTTGATAgtgtttttgttttcatttttgctTAGCCATATTGGTATCTTCTTGCAGTTCTTGGTCAGAAAACATGTCATTTCAAACTGTTTGATAAAGAAACATATAAGTCTTTTCGTGCAAGTGGCCCTATGTATTTCCAACATTAACTGCTGTCTTGATGCTATTACCTACTATTACGTGGGGAAAGAATTTCGAAGAAAATTGGTTAAGAGTCATTCAAGCGTGACACAAGTTGACAATACAATAATCTGA